Proteins from one Cyprinus carpio isolate SPL01 chromosome B15, ASM1834038v1, whole genome shotgun sequence genomic window:
- the si:ch73-281n10.2 gene encoding non-histone chromosomal protein HMG-14A-like isoform X2 — MPKRSKANNDTEAAGPKRRSERLQGKPQTPKSEPKPKVKKAPAKGKKAKEVEKAKPEEKKEDAKPETESEEETPVENGEAKAEGDNGEAGGEEEKAD, encoded by the exons ATGCCTAAAAGGAGCAAA GCTAACAATGACACTGAAGCAGCCGGG CCCAAGAGACGGTCTGAGAGACTTCAGGGT AAACCCCAAACGCCAAAGTCTGAGCCCAAGCCAAAAGTGAAG AAGGCACCTGCAAAGGGCAAGAAGGCCAAGGAGGTAGAAAAGGCCAAACcagaggagaagaaagaagaCGCAAAGCCAGAGACGGAGTCTGAGGAGGAAACTCCTGTGGAGAACGGAGAGGCCAAAGCTGAG GGGGACAATGGAGAAGCAGGAGGCGAGGAGGAAAAGGCTGACTAG
- the si:ch73-281n10.2 gene encoding non-histone chromosomal protein HMG-14A-like isoform X1, with protein sequence MPKRSKANNDTEAAGVSLNQLLSRNTCLHVIVILIACFVAFPSSPPHINKQPKRRSERLQGKPQTPKSEPKPKVKKAPAKGKKAKEVEKAKPEEKKEDAKPETESEEETPVENGEAKAEGDNGEAGGEEEKAD encoded by the exons ATGCCTAAAAGGAGCAAA GCTAACAATGACACTGAAGCAGCCGGGGTAAGTTTGAATCAATTGTTGTCACGCAACACGTGTTTGCATGTAATTGTGATACTTATTGCTTGTTTTGTTGCCTTCCCATCTTCTCCTCCTCATATAAACAAACAGCCCAAGAGACGGTCTGAGAGACTTCAGGGT AAACCCCAAACGCCAAAGTCTGAGCCCAAGCCAAAAGTGAAG AAGGCACCTGCAAAGGGCAAGAAGGCCAAGGAGGTAGAAAAGGCCAAACcagaggagaagaaagaagaCGCAAAGCCAGAGACGGAGTCTGAGGAGGAAACTCCTGTGGAGAACGGAGAGGCCAAAGCTGAG GGGGACAATGGAGAAGCAGGAGGCGAGGAGGAAAAGGCTGACTAG